From the Gossypium hirsutum isolate 1008001.06 chromosome A02, Gossypium_hirsutum_v2.1, whole genome shotgun sequence genome, the window cagttggagagtaccctgtctaaataagacggtactcatacgcgtcggaagacatcacactatcacaaatcagtggcatgtatagctcaacttttacacatgctcggttagtccgagaaccgactaaacctactctgataccactaaatgtaacgccccgtactcgagaccgttgccggagtcgaacacgaggtgttaacggacttaattcattaattaaacagctcatacaattaattttaaaatttccagacaatcTGGCTAACTAcatcatagtcgctttaaaaatcatatctcgagttacgaaactcgaaatccaattccgtaaattttttctgaaactagactcatatatctatctactaatttttttctagaatttttggttgggccaattagtacagtttattagttaaagtctcccctgtttcagggttcaactactctgcatctgtgtattacgaatcaaatatctccctgtacagagcttaaatgactatgccgtttgtctctaataaaactagactcaataaggaatctgtaaatataaaacatgacttctaattatttttttaaaatttatggtgaatttacaaagtcagaacaggggatccagaaatcgctctggccctatttcacaaaaatttaaacatctcataaaatatagctcatatacctgttttgcttcttccatatgaaaatagactcatcaagcttcgattccataacttattcattatttaattccatttatactatttttattgatttttcaaattcacgtcactattgctgtctgaatctattttatggttaattttacctatttcatggtttccatggattagctagcaatttgacatacataacaccaaatatgatcatgattagccatgcCAAttgctaatcattaccaagcatttccataccactcaataaccatatcataagaccttatatacaaaatgattataatgctatacatgccatactcaaaatatacaagccattatgtcaagatggtatacggatagtatgagcgagcctccgaccgttcccgatttccgagctggcttgtcaaaactacaaggaatgaaaaggagggagtaagcataaatgcttaataagttcacatgcaaatagcaagaaacataaccatataagcaaacataaaacatcatttgcataatcatcaccaagacagtCATATCactttttcatttatcatcttaccatattgttgttatatcgatttttcaacccgagggttaagtacatacctgttcaaagtacccatttcacaacacttaccaatacgtccctttcatcttgagtattcctccatttcagtagaactttacccgttgaacacatcggaatataattcggatacatggaaagtttgcacatcaatgccacatatgtagccaagctaccatgtaacccgcccataagggaactcagactcaactcaacgagctcgagcgttcgcatccataagtgaactcggactcaactcaacgagttcggatgcctagttacatttcacgaactcggactcaactcaacgagttcggacatttgcatccataagtgaactcggactcaactcaacgagttcagatgctcaaccatcctagtgacatgtcacttgtatcctaatctattcctaaggttcaaacgggattttttcctcgatctcacattgccgtcttccatggaatatcggaaccgatactcggtagcaattcatatttacaagtagtaaacataatttgcatattactcaacattaaccacaaagcataatatttcacgactaaaaatcagcatatcatataattaacattaataacttaaaaataacatttatgctacattatttacacatgaacttacctcgtatgcgaaaatggctacttttgccatttcgtccacaacttggtattttccccattttagcccgaattttagttttccttgctctatcatttaaaatatagtctaattaggactcacattattcaaattgacccaaaatcatattttggaaaaattacaattttgcccctaaacttttgcatatttacacttttgccccaaagctcgtaaattaaactccagcctattttcttatgttttatgatatgctgatcatttttcccttctatggcaacatcaaattctcactctaacatgtacttatgactattaggtatttttatcgattatgcccttttgctcgttttcacttaaaatcgagtagcacaagttgtctaacataatttaaaacctcatattctatcataaaacaccaaaatacaccaatttcacctatgggtatttttccaaatataaaccctaggttaaattattgctagcataagctaaatcgagctaccgggactccaaaaaatgtaaaaatcattaaaaacgaggctagaacggacttacaatcgagcttggaagcttgaaaaaccctagccatggtttctccttgctatattcggccatggggttgaagatgagcacaattggcttttaattttgtattttaattcattttacccctaaatgaccaaaatgccctaactactaaactttccaaaaatttcatccatgtccaatttttgtcgatagacttagaaattggtaaaattgctatttaagacctcctaattaatatttcaaaacaatttcatactagaaacttctagaatgcaagttttgcaaattattcgatttagtccctaatttcaatttaagcactttatgcataaaatttcttcacgaaattttcacacaatcatgcaatcatatcatagacctcaaaataatcataaaataattatttctatctcgtattttgtggtcacgaaaccactattccgactaggcccaaaatcaggatattacaaacaGACAGTACAAAAATTTGACGACATaaggccacacggtcgtgtgccccaaCTGTGTGGAAATGCTCAAGCCGTGTGGGCCATGTGaaggccacacacgcccgtgtgagcaacccgtgtaactcactgccCAAAAGTGCTAAAAATTAAGAGCagaggagacacggccgtgtggagatctcatacgcccgtgtggggaCACATGTCCATGTGGCCAAGCTGTGTGGTACCAAAAATCATCGAAAACCCTAAATTCCCAAttgcacacgaccatgtggacTACCTGTGTGAGTCctatgtggtcacgaaaccacaccgAAACATCCCAGAAAacacaaattttgacatcaaaaGATCTATAACCTCTAATAGTGCAGAAACACCTCCTAACTAGTCGAATTTTACGCAATTTAACAGTGATACAACATTACGATTACGCAATATAGACTTTGGAGAAGCATTGTAAATAATtctgattgatcaataaaatacgctaTATCTTTACTTTcttattctctttgttctttactttatgtttttattttataacataaattaaattattaatttttaaaaaggtaaaaaatataatttttatttaataaaagaaaataaaaatattaagttgaattattaaaatttaaaggagCTAAAACTGGAATCGGACCATTTAACTAGGGATTAATGCAGTTTGCACAAGCTAGATTAATAGGGGGATTAAGGATATTTGTAAAACTTTTCATTTGTTTAACCAAagttgaagagaaaaagaaaatacaaaataaCTCGGATTCAACTAGTTGTGGAGGAAACTGAGACTTGAAGAGAAGAAGTAGCCATTGAAGAAGAGAAGTTGAAGCTTTGGAATATTATGGTGAAATATGTTTTGAGGACCAAATTGATGGAACTTGTACATTTTAAagaattaagatcaaattaataaaatataaattttgaagaCCAAATATATTATTATCCTAATTAATAGACCACCATTTTCGTTAACTTTTGAAAAAAGATGGCCAAAATAAAAAGGAGCTAAAAGTGGATAAAACTTTAGGTTcctttaaaaataacaataaaacattAATGCAGTAATGAAGTCCTGCTtactaaaaagctaaaaatagaaGATCCAATACATGCCAAAAAAGAACATCTACTAGAAAAAGGAAAACACCAAAAAAACAGTTAAAAAAAGACATGtatcattaaattaatttaaaatagatTTAGATTGACGGTGATGTGCaatatgtttagtttattttttgtcttacgttataattttttattttattattactgaTGTTTTAACATTAACTGCAAATAAATGCATTGcttatccaaacccacccttagacattttcataatttcttatataattgagttttttttacttagataattaaaaaaaaagttaattgagaaaatgagatattatttactagaataatatattttttacaataaaatttaaggtattaattataaaaaataatattttaataaaaataaataaaataatattttttaaaagaataatattttAGTGTAAAATGAGGCGAAGCCAAAATGCCAGCGACATCCCTTTTTCTCCTCctaacttttgtttttttctttttaattgaggTGGTTAtggtataattttgattttagtatCTCTATTTTATAGAAATTAGAAGTTagctcttttattttaatttattttaatttgatttttttatgttttctaatTTAAAAAGTTAACCAAATTATTTAACACTATTAAATTCGATCATCAAATTATTTACTTCAAGATCAATCGTTTGTCAAATCCATAtgcaaaaaattaataaaatcatcaattcaacaatttatatgtggcaaattagaatattttaataagtttatgttttaattatttttcgatatCATATATGTTTTCTATAATCATACAATGTCTAGTATTACTTAGTTTGTTTTAAAGGTCTAATTATGAATTAGTTCGTTTTAAAagtctaattatgaattttttcctctttattttataaaaaaaatttgagaaattaatctatttattttaatttgttaaaatttaatcctcGTACATTATTAAAACTAATCTAATTGTTGATAAAACATATAAACTTAAACCATTGATTCTTTTTTAGTTTGCCacatataaattattgaattgatgattttattaattatgataataaaaaGACTAACTTCTAATTTTTGTAAACTAGaggtatggaattcaaaattataTCACAACCTAACATTTTGACTTCaccctttttacataaaaatattattttttattttatttattttattaaaatatttttatagctGGTGTCGTTTGACACattaatgatatttaattttatggtaaaaaacatatcattctcataaataatttacaataaactttattttcataattaattttatttatgtattatcTAAGTAAAAAAGCCCtataatttggttaaaatattaattttacattaaCAAAAATGAATTCTATCACCATATCAGGAGAAAATATCGTATGAAATtgtaattacatattattatcattattcattttcacaaaaaatgaaaaattaaaattttctcttaatttttaatatttttaaaaaataaaaaaaatctaattattattctcttattaaaaaattaaaattaatataaaattaataatttcataaaattatttctCCCAATATCACAAGAAGAACAGCAATAAATGTCATTATCCCTTTGAAACCATTCAGAATCAAACACCATGGGAAAGAGAGTGGCGGAAAATTTAATGGAGTCCGGTGGCTGCCCCACTACCCTtatctttcttttccctttacGATATTTTACACAATCGGATGAAAAGTAAATGACAAAAAGAGACAGAGCAAAGTACAAAATATGATGATTAGATATGAAAGAAAGGAAATTTTGGAGTTTAATTCAAtccaataaatataaatttactaaaattgtaTATCAACTTTCAACAACGTATTTTATGTTCCATTTACTTTTAATATCTtcttaaaaattttgtttattatgttatttatatgattaaattgactaagaattcaaaattaaaatgtaaacaaGATAATTAATGATTATATTTATGATGATGAAATACAAAAACTGCATAACTCATACAGAAAGAGAAgatttggagaaaaaaaaaaagaacaccaTAATTGAAACTCCATTAAATTCAGAGTTATACCAAAGAAGAATATTTTTGAAAGAAAGATAAAGCTTGAACCTAAATTAGTAAGGCGGTGGAGGAGGTGGTGGTCTAGCAGTTGGAGCCGAAATCACATCTGATCCACCACCGAAATGACTACTGTACATCGAAACCCCACAAGATTCTGAACCGCCGGCGTGACCAGTACTATCTCCGCCGCCACCAGAAAACGGCGGCGACTGTCCTTCACCTTCACCATCTCCACCAGACGACATCGTATTCCTAGTTTcgtctcctcctcctcctcctggTAACTGATGATATGAAGGGTTGTTAAACGTAGCGGCAACTATATACACCGTGCCAGCCGCCACCAAGGAGCCAGCCACGAAACCTCCAACGATCTGGCCTTGAGGACCCGCTAAAGAGATAGAGAACGTGTTCGGAACCTGATACGACGTCGTTGGGGGTAGGAACGTGGCTGAGAGGGATAAGATGTCGAATCTGCCATGGAAAGTTATGACAGCTCCCGGCGTAGACGAAAGTTGGCGGATAGTTACATTGGAAACGGTTCCAGATCCTGTAAGTACGCAGATTCCAATGTTTTTGCGGCGAGAGAAGGTAGAGATAGCATCAACTACGTCGTTCCCTCCAGGGATTTCGAGAACGTAAGGATTCATGGCAGGGTTAGGTTCCCGAGAGAAGAGGAGGGGTTGTTTGGGCTTATTTTTGGAACCTGGAGGACGACCCCTGGGTCGTCGAACAACTTCAATGGAAGCTCCATCGGCACCGGCGCTGCCAAGACGAGGGAGAGAAGAATTGAGGGTGGTGGAAGGGTCATTGGGGTCATCGGAGATAGGAGGTTGGGATTGGTGAGAGAGAGGGAAGTGATGAGAGAAAGGTTGGTTTTGGcgttggtggtggtggtggtgaagtTTAGAGAACATGTTGTTGGGATTTCCTTTTTCGTAATCTACATATTCACCTTTCATgatgagatttttttatttttattgttttctatAAATGGCTTTGTCTATATGTATGATTGATGAggttttttgaaataaaataagaattaaaagagaaaaaataaaacagGAAAAGAACAAGATGGAAGAGAAATGCAAGAGAGGCGAGGAGAAAGGTGTGGACAGTGGATTTGTGGAAAGACGGGCAAAGGGAGACAGATAATAAATGGGGATTGGGGATTTGAGAGTGAGAGAGAGAAGAGAAGGTTTTAGACTTTAGAAATAGAAGAAAGACACAGAAAGTGAATGGCAGCTTTGAAACTAATGGCCCCTTTGGATGCAAACGCACAACAGTGCGTTGAATGTTTTCCCCTCTATTATCAATCTCACTGCACTGGACTAGACTTTGGACAGCCTTTGGATGTGTTGGCTTCCAGTACAGTGAGGAATTTCTACTGCACTGGACAGCCTTAAGCTGACTGGTGCTAAAAGCTTCAGTAAAAATTTAGCAACTTcagttactttttcttttcctcttttacccATCTATTCTTCAGTTGCATTCTTCAGGTTTTTCTGATGTTTGGTTACCCTTCTTCTCCTCTTTCCCATTCCCTTTCCCCTTCCCCTTGGGTTGCAAATCAGTTTGGTCAATGACCTCTTCCGGTTCCTCCTTCATCCAGGTAAGGCTCTTTCTCCTTCTTCCGTTCTTCATTCCTTTTTCAGATCGTTGAAATCAAGGAGAAATCCAAAGACCTACATGCTCTAATCAGGTATTCCATTAAAAACTAATAGCTTTTATTTATCGATTTTTAAATGTGcatgcatataattatttgaagaAACAAATAGTTCGTTGTGGAAATTCTtatatgagatttttttttcttctactgAATTTCTGGGTTTTGTTGGAATccttgaaaaatatatatttccttGTCTGATCGTGATGATATTGACTAGATTGGTTGTCTTTGGATTACATTAATGACCTTTCGATTGGAAAAAGAAGTGTTGG encodes:
- the LOC107951119 gene encoding AT-hook motif nuclear-localized protein 17, producing MKGEYVDYEKGNPNNMFSKLHHHHHQRQNQPFSHHFPLSHQSQPPISDDPNDPSTTLNSSLPRLGSAGADGASIEVVRRPRGRPPGSKNKPKQPLLFSREPNPAMNPYVLEIPGGNDVVDAISTFSRRKNIGICVLTGSGTVSNVTIRQLSSTPGAVITFHGRFDILSLSATFLPPTTSYQVPNTFSISLAGPQGQIVGGFVAGSLVAAGTVYIVAATFNNPSYHQLPGGGGGDETRNTMSSGGDGEGEGQSPPFSGGGGDSTGHAGGSESCGVSMYSSHFGGGSDVISAPTARPPPPPPPY